Part of the Corynebacterium efficiens YS-314 genome is shown below.
CACCCCCGTCGGAGACCCAGCCGTTGCCCTTGGTGCGCCATTCACCATTTTCGAGGCGGACCGCGATATCCACGGCGATCTTCTCCCCGTGGCGCCTGATCACATCGGCGATCCACTCGGGCTTCTCCAGGGCGGCGGTGCCGATGTTGACGCGGGTGGCACCGGTGGCCAGTGCACGCTCCAGGGAGGCATCATCACGGATTCCACCGGTTAATTCCACCTTGATATCCAGCTGGCGCGTGATCTCCGCCATGAGCTCGTGGTTGGAGCCACGGTTGAAGGCGGCATCCAGATCCACGAAGTGCAGCCACTCCGCCCCCTGTTCCTGCCACCGCAGCGCGGATTCCAGCGGGGTGCCGTAGGACTTCTCAGTCCCGGCCTCACCCTGGTCAAGTCGGACAGCCTGGCCGTTGACAACATCAACAGCGGGAAGAATCGTGAAGGTCATGGTCTGTAGATCCTAACTGTTAGATGTGGTTGATCCAGTTGCGCAGCAGCTGCGCGCCCGCGTCCCCGGATTTCTCCGGGTGGAACTGGGTGGCCCACAGCGCACCGTTTTCCACGGCGGCGACGAACCGGTCATTTTCGTGCACGGCCCAGGTGACCAGCGGCGGGGTGGTCAGGTCATCGGTGACCAGGGTCCAGTCACGGACACCGTAGGTGTGGACGAAGTAGTACCGTTCATCCTCACTCAACCCGGCGAACATCTCACTACCGGGTTGTTTCTCCACGGTGTTCCACCCCATGTGCGGGAGGATACGGGCCTGCAGGCGTTCCACCCGGCCGGACCACTCACCGCAACCCCGTGTCTGGATACCGTGTTCGATGCCCTCGTCGAAGAGGATCTGCATGCCCACGCAGATACCCATGACCGGACGCCCACCCGCCAGGCGGGTGCCGATGATGCGATGGCCGAAGACCCCCCGCAGCCCCTTCATGCAGGCATCGAAGGCCCCGACACCGGGGACGAGGAGCCCATCGGCGTTGGTGCAGATATCGGGGTCACTGGTCACGATGACCTCCGCACCGACGTGCTCGAGCGCACGCTGGGCGGAGCGGAGGTTGCCTGATCCATAGTCGAGTAGAGCGACGGTTTTGGTCATGCGAATAGTCTAGGACATGCACTTTCGCAGACTATAACCGCAACCTACTTTATTTCTGTGGGTGGTGGAGGCAACCGGGATGGGGGTCCGAGGCCCACCCGCTGGCGGTAGCCTGGCCGCATGCCCGCCTTCCCTCTCCGCAGACCCACCGGTGTTGCACTGATGTTCGCCACCAACGGGGCGGCCTTCGCCTCGATCCTGCCCTGGTATCCGACCTTCAAGGTGCAGTGGGGGCTCTCCGATGCCGCATTCGGGATCATTGTCGCGTGTTTTGCCGCGGGGTCACTGCTGTCCACGGTGTTACCCAGCCTGGCGGTCACGCGTTTCGGCCCCCGTAGGGTCGTGGTGTGGGGCACCCTCCTGCTGTGTCTGTTGGTCGCCGCCGTGGGGTGGTCCCCCTCAGGTCTTGTGCTGGCGGCGCTGCTCCTGCTCATCGGTGTCACCGATGCCATCATCGATGTCTCCCAGAACGTCGCGGCTGTCCGCGTGCAGGACAGTCTCGGGATCTCGATCATGTCCTCGGTCCATGCCTGCTGGAGCCTGGGTGCCGTATTCGGCGGGGTGGTGGGCACCGCCGCCGCCTCCGCCGGGGTCGATGTACGTGTCCACCTGGCGACGGTCATGACCGGGGTCGCCCTGCTGGTGGTACTTGCCACGTGGTTGACCGGTCCCGTGGGGCGGGGGGCGGATCCCGCGCCTGATCCGGGCTCCGGCACCAACCCCGCCGGGTCTCGTGGCCCGGGGCTGGGGCGGGTGCTGGTGGTGGCCCTGCCGGTGGCCATCGTGGCCACCTCCGGCACGGTGGTCGAGGATGTGGCCAACAACTGGGCCGGGTTGGCCTCGGTGGAACTGGCGGGGGTGGCGGTGGGGACCGCCGGGGTGGCCTTCACGGTGGTGCTGGCGGCACAGACCCTCGGCCGGTTCACCGGCGACTGGTTCATCCAGCGTTTCGGGCGGGTCGCCACAGCCCGCGCCGGGGGTGTGCTCATCGCCCTCGGTGGTGTCGTGGTGGTGTCCTCCTCCACCCCGCTGCCGCTCTACACCGGCCTGGCGTTGTTGGGCCTGGGGTGCGCCACCCTGGTGCCCAGTGCCTTCGCGGCCGCCGCCCGACTGCCGGGTCTCAGCGAGGGGGCCGGGGTGACGGTGGTCAGCTGGCTGATGCGGCTGGGGTTCCTGGCCACCAGCCCGGTCATCGGGCTGATCTCCTCGGCCACGGGCCTGCGGTGGGCCCTCGGGCTGCTCATCGCGGTGGGTCTCCTCGTGGTCATCAGCGCAGCGGCGCTGCGTACATCACCGCGTACCTGACAACGGGAGCTTGTCGACGCCCCAACGCCCCACTCCCGACTACGTCCCGGGGGTGTCCTGCTCCGGATCCTTCCAACCGGGTTTCTCCGTGGGGCGGGTCAGCAGGTCGTCGACAGGCACCGGCCGGGTGGCCACCCGGCCCCGGACCGAGCGGACGGTCTGCACGGCACGGCGGGCGACGGGGATCTGGCGCAGTCGGGCGCGGGTGTTGTTGTATTCGGTGAGACGGTGTCTGCCCACGAGACGGTCGGCGCCGGTGAGCAGGATACCGACCGCGATCACCGCGGCCCCCGCGGCGAAGGCACCCTGGTAGGCGAACGCCGCAGCAACCAGGCCGAGGAAGAAACTGCCCAGCCCGGTGCCCGCGTCATAGGAGATATTCCACACGGCGGAGGCCTCGGAGACACGGGACCGGGGCAGCCGGAAGAACATCGACAGCAGGGCCTCGTTCTGCACCATGCCGAAACCACCACCGAACAGCGCCGCGCCCAGCACCAGCAGCCACACCGACCACCCCTGGTGGATGGTCAGGGCGATGACGCCGACCCCGAGCAGCGCGAGCGCCTGCGCGGGGATCATGGTGGCACCCGGTACACCCCGGCGATCGGCGATGACACCGGCGAGGTAGCGGAACACCATCGCGGCACCACCGGTCAGGGAGAGGATCAGACCACTGAAGACCGCCCCGAGGACCGGATCTACCTGGATCACCGCGGCGGGGAGGAAGGAGGACACGGCACCGAAACTCATCGAGATGGTGGCCACCGCCAGAGCCGGGATGAGCACGAGCTTCCAGGCGGGCACCGGCGGAGCCTTGGTCTCCTCGGGGTAGTCATATTTACTGGGTTGTTGTTTCGGTGCCGCCTTGATCGCCGGGATACGTAGACACATCACGGCCGCCACCAGGGCGATGACCGCGCCGAGGATATAGACATAGTCGAAACCCCACCGGTCCCCGATGGCCAGGCCCACCGGCAGGAAGATCATCTGGGACAGGCCGATGAACACCCCCAGCATGCCGGAGGCCTTACCCAGGAAGCGCACGGGTACCAGCTCCGCCACGAGCGCGGATTCAGCCACGGTGAGCGCACCGAAACCGATGCCGCGTAACGCGGAGACCACCAGGACCGGCAGGGGCTCCATGCCGATGATGTAACCGATGGCGGGAACACCCAGCATGAAGGCGGAGAACACCATCACCGGGTTGTACCCGATCCTGCGCAGGGCCATCGGTGTGAAGATCTGGGTGAGCACCGTGGCGGCCATGAACACACCCGTGGTGGCGCCGGCGAGTGCACTGGATCCACCGTCGTTGATCACCGCCAGGGGAACAACCGGCAGCAGGAGGGAGAAACTGCCGAAGGCGGCGGCGACCGCCACGAGCACCGCCAGAAAACCAGGGCTCTTCCACATGCTGGGTAGCTGTTCGATCTCAGCGCGTGTCAGTGTCCTGGTCTCCAAATTAAGTCATCTCTCCAATCGTCCACAGGATGCCGGCCACCGCGGCGATGATACCGATCGCCCCGGCGACGAACATGCCTATCTTGTTCTCAGCCTTATATGCGGACCACGCACCCCCGATGAACAGACCCGCGATGATGAACAGACCGTAGATCATCCACCGGTTGCCGGCATCCGGCTGGGTGGTCGTTGACGCAAGGACAGTATCAGAAAAATCCATAAGGCTCATCTTCTACAACGCACCCTTGGTGGAGGGGATCCCGGTCTGACGCGGGTCCATCTCCACGGCGGCGCGCAGAGCGCGGGCAACGGCCTTGTACTCGGCCTCGGTGATGTGGTGGGGATCGCGCCCGTAGTGGCAGATCACGTGCAGGGTGATCCGTGAATTCAGCGCGAGGGTCTCGAAGAAGTGCTCATTGATCACGGTGGCGTAGTGCCCGCCGATGACGGCGCTGATCATGTGGTCTGGTTCACCGTTGATGACGAAGTACGGGCGGCCGGAGATATCCACCACGGCCTCCACCAGAGCCTCATCCATGGGCAGCTGGCAGGAGGCGAAACGGCGGATGCCCTTCTTGTCGCCGATGGCATCCAGCAGTGCCTGACCGAGGACGATGGCGGTGTCCTCGACGGTGTGGTGGGCATCGATCTCGATGTCACCCTTGGCGTGGACCGTGAGGTCGAAGCTGCCGTGGACACCGAAGGCGGTGAGCATGTGATCGAAGAACGGCAGGCCGGTGTCGATGTCGACCGTGCCGGTGCCGTCGAGGTTGATCTCGACGGTGATGTCGGATTCGCTGGTGGTGCGGGTGGCACGACCGATACGTGGTGCGGTGGTCATGTGGTGATTCTCCCTCGGTGGGTGGTGGTCGTCGGATCGCGTGGAGACGGATCGCTTAGAGGTTGAGGCCGGAGATCTCGGCGGCGGCGGCCAGGAAGGAGTCGTTCTCCTCCGGCAGCCCGATGGTGACGCGCAGGTGGCCCGACACACCGACGTCGCGGATGAGCACTCCCCGATCCAGGAAGGCCTCCCATGCGGTGTGCTGGTCGGTGAACTTCCCGAAGAAGATGAAGTTGGATTCGCTGGGCACCTGGGTGTAACCCAGTTCCTCCAGGCGGGCGGCCACCCGGATGCGCTCGGAGGAGAGCTTGGCCACGGTGGCCAGCGTGTCATCTCGGTGACGCAGCGCCACGGTCGCGGCCGCCTGGCTCAGGGCGGACAGGTGGTACGGCAGCCGCACCAGCATGACCGCCTCGATGAAGGCCGGAGCTGCCACGAAGTACCCGAGACGCCCTCCGGCGAAGTCGAAGGCCTTGGACATGGTGCGTGAGACCACCAGCTTGGCCGGGTACCGGGTGATCAGGGTGGTCGCCGACGGTGACGGTGAGAACTCCGCATAGGCCTCATCAACGATGACGATGCCCGGTGCGGCGTTGATGATCTTCTCGATGTCCGCCAGGCTGGTGATATCACCGGTGGGGTTGTTCGGGGTGGTCACGAAGATGATGTCGGGGACGTGCTCCTCGATGGCGGCGAGGGCTGCGTCCATGTCGATGCGGAAATCGGCACCGCGGGGGATGGCGATGAACTCCGTCTGGGTGCCCTTGGACAGGATCGGGTGCATGGAGTAGCTCGGCTGGAACCCCAGGGCCTTGCGTCCGGGTCCGCCGAAGGCCTGGAGCAGCTGCTGGAGGACCTCGTTGGAGCCGTTGGCGGCCCACAGGTTCTCCCGGGTGACCTGCACCCCGGTCTGGTGGGTGATGTAGTCGGCCAGTGCGTCGCGAAGCTCCACGGAGTCCCGCTCCGGGTACCGGTTGAGCTCGGTGGCGGTGGCCCGGACCGTCTCGACGAGGTCCGCGATGAGGGCCTCGGAGGGTGGGTAGGGGTTCTCGTTGGTGTTCAGGCGTACGGAAACGTTGAGCTGTGGTGCTCCGTAGGCGCTTTCACCGCGCAGTTCCTCGCGCAGTGGCAGGTCGGACAGGGTGACCTCGGGGGCGAGGGTCGTGTCAGTCATGGTGTGTGGGCCTCGTGCTCTACGCGGTTGCGTCAGGGGTGTCGGTGGTATCGGCGGTGGTGGTGGGCAGGGTCTCGAACCGGGCGCGGATCGCCTCCCCGTGGGCGGGCAGATCCTCGGCGTCAGCGAAGTTGATGACCACCTCGGAGATGTCCTTCAGCGCGGCCTCATCGTATTCGATGAGGTTGACCGGGCGCAGGAAGGTGTGGGTGGACAGCCCGGCGGAGAACCGTGCGGTGCCGGAGGTCGGCAGCACGTGGTTGGAACCGGCGGAATAGTCACCCAGCGGCACCGGGGAGAAGTCACCGACGAAGATCGCGCCGGCGTTGGAGATCCGTTCGGAGACTTCACGGGCGTTGGCGGTGTGCACCTCCAGGTGCTCGGCCGCGTACTGGTCGGCCACGGCGATGCCGACCTCGATGTCGTCGACAAGCACGATGCCGCTCTGCTTGCCGCGCAGGGCCTCCGCGACGCGATCGGCGTTGCGGGTGATGGCATAGCGTGCCTCGATTTCACGGTTGACATCCCGGGCCAGCTGCTCGGAGTCGGTGATCAGGACGGAGGCTGCCATGACATCGTGTTCAGCCTGGCTGATGAGGTCATAGGCGACGTTGACCGGGTTGGCGGTGTCGTCGGCGAGGATGGCGATCTCGGTGGGGCCGGCCTCGGAGTCGGTGCCCACGACACCACGGACCAGCCGCTTGGCTGCGGTGACGAAGATGTTGCCCGGGCCGGTGATGATGTCCACCGGCTCCAGATCTGCGCTGTCATCACCGAAGGCCAGCAGGGCCACGGCCTGGGCGCCACCGACGGCCCACACCTCGTCCACCCCGAGGATGGAGCAGGCGGCGAGGATCGTCGGGTGTGGCCAGCCACCATGGTCGGCCTGCGGTGGGGATGCCACCACGAGGGTGCCCACCCCGGCCTCCTGTGCGGGGACCGCATTCATGATCACGCTGGAGGGATAGACAGCGTTACCACCGGGGACGTACAGGCCCACGCGGTCAATCGGCAGGAACCGCTCGGTGACGGTGCCACCCGGTGCCAGCTCTGTGGTGTGTTCGCGTGGTTTCTGATCGGCGTGGACCTTCCGGACACGACGGATGGATTCCTCGATGGCCTCGCGGACCCTGGGGTCGAGGGTGTCCTCGGCGGCCTTGAGCACCTCAGCCGGAACCCGCACGGATGCGGGACGGATATGGTCGAATTTCTCGCCGTAGTCCAGCGCGGCCTCTGCACCGCGGTTCTGCACGTCATCGACGACCGGCTCAACGATGGGCAGAACGGACACAACGTCGGTTCCACCGCGTGGCAGGGCACGTCGGATGTCGCTCTTGGATGGTGTGTGACCACGGAGGTCAGTGACATTCAGCATGGCGAGAATTTCTCCCTAAAGAGTGTGGGGGCTTCTGCAAAAGGCCGGTGGTGTCAAGAAGACCCCGGATGCACCGGTTGCGATACCTCCGGATGATCCTGTGTCGGGCTGCTTCACACCACACGGTGATCTATTGTATTCCCCACCGGTTGGAAAGCGGATTTGGGTACAGAACCGGGTGTTTCCTTTAGACTGATGAGTCAGACCCCGTAACCGGACACTGGCCGCGGGACCCCCTCCCGGCCCGCGGGGAACAGGCAAACCGCCATGTGAGAATCAGCACCCGAGGGGAGGACGATACCCGGCGCGGTGTTCCTCCCCCCGACCGACACCCTGACCAACGCCCTGACCGACACCGTGACCGCACCAACCGAGATAAGAGACAAGGACCGGGCTTCACACTTTGACTGATCGTAATTTCAACATGCCAGACACACTCCTCCCCCGGCCGGTTGACCTGGACCGGGTGGAGGATGCTGTGGATGCACTGGGTTACCAGTTCCTGGCTGCGGATGACCGGTTGCTCCTGCCGTGGCCCAATCATCGCATCTCCATGTACTTCGGTCATGAATCCGGTGTGCATCTGACCATGGTGGCCCGCATGCGGATGTCCCTGGATCTGTCCATGATCAACGATGTCGCCCATGCGTTGAACAGGTGGAACACCGAGCGCATCGCCCCGGCCGCCATGCTGCATGTGGGTGACCTCGGGGAGATCGAGATCCGGTTCCGTTCCTCGCTGAGCGTCGACGAGGGTGTCTCCACCGATCAGCTCCTCCAGTTCATCCAGCTGACCATCAACACCGTCGAGATGGCGGTGGATACTGTCCTGGAGTTGTTCTCCGAGCTGGACATCACCGGCGCGGGCAGTGAGGAACTGCGTGCCGAACAGGACGAGGAGGATCTCATCGCGGATATCGTCGGTCTGTGGGTCCCACCGTCAGTCAACCG
Proteins encoded:
- the hisD gene encoding histidinol dehydrogenase: MLNVTDLRGHTPSKSDIRRALPRGGTDVVSVLPIVEPVVDDVQNRGAEAALDYGEKFDHIRPASVRVPAEVLKAAEDTLDPRVREAIEESIRRVRKVHADQKPREHTTELAPGGTVTERFLPIDRVGLYVPGGNAVYPSSVIMNAVPAQEAGVGTLVVASPPQADHGGWPHPTILAACSILGVDEVWAVGGAQAVALLAFGDDSADLEPVDIITGPGNIFVTAAKRLVRGVVGTDSEAGPTEIAILADDTANPVNVAYDLISQAEHDVMAASVLITDSEQLARDVNREIEARYAITRNADRVAEALRGKQSGIVLVDDIEVGIAVADQYAAEHLEVHTANAREVSERISNAGAIFVGDFSPVPLGDYSAGSNHVLPTSGTARFSAGLSTHTFLRPVNLIEYDEAALKDISEVVINFADAEDLPAHGEAIRARFETLPTTTADTTDTPDATA
- the hisB gene encoding imidazoleglycerol-phosphate dehydratase HisB → MTTAPRIGRATRTTSESDITVEINLDGTGTVDIDTGLPFFDHMLTAFGVHGSFDLTVHAKGDIEIDAHHTVEDTAIVLGQALLDAIGDKKGIRRFASCQLPMDEALVEAVVDISGRPYFVINGEPDHMISAVIGGHYATVINEHFFETLALNSRITLHVICHYGRDPHHITEAEYKAVARALRAAVEMDPRQTGIPSTKGAL
- a CDS encoding MFS transporter, with protein sequence MPAFPLRRPTGVALMFATNGAAFASILPWYPTFKVQWGLSDAAFGIIVACFAAGSLLSTVLPSLAVTRFGPRRVVVWGTLLLCLLVAAVGWSPSGLVLAALLLLIGVTDAIIDVSQNVAAVRVQDSLGISIMSSVHACWSLGAVFGGVVGTAAASAGVDVRVHLATVMTGVALLVVLATWLTGPVGRGADPAPDPGSGTNPAGSRGPGLGRVLVVALPVAIVATSGTVVEDVANNWAGLASVELAGVAVGTAGVAFTVVLAAQTLGRFTGDWFIQRFGRVATARAGGVLIALGGVVVVSSSTPLPLYTGLALLGLGCATLVPSAFAAAARLPGLSEGAGVTVVSWLMRLGFLATSPVIGLISSATGLRWALGLLIAVGLLVVISAAALRTSPRT
- a CDS encoding histidinol-phosphate transaminase; the protein is MTDTTLAPEVTLSDLPLREELRGESAYGAPQLNVSVRLNTNENPYPPSEALIADLVETVRATATELNRYPERDSVELRDALADYITHQTGVQVTRENLWAANGSNEVLQQLLQAFGGPGRKALGFQPSYSMHPILSKGTQTEFIAIPRGADFRIDMDAALAAIEEHVPDIIFVTTPNNPTGDITSLADIEKIINAAPGIVIVDEAYAEFSPSPSATTLITRYPAKLVVSRTMSKAFDFAGGRLGYFVAAPAFIEAVMLVRLPYHLSALSQAAATVALRHRDDTLATVAKLSSERIRVAARLEELGYTQVPSESNFIFFGKFTDQHTAWEAFLDRGVLIRDVGVSGHLRVTIGLPEENDSFLAAAAEISGLNL
- a CDS encoding MFS transporter; this encodes MWKSPGFLAVLVAVAAAFGSFSLLLPVVPLAVINDGGSSALAGATTGVFMAATVLTQIFTPMALRRIGYNPVMVFSAFMLGVPAIGYIIGMEPLPVLVVSALRGIGFGALTVAESALVAELVPVRFLGKASGMLGVFIGLSQMIFLPVGLAIGDRWGFDYVYILGAVIALVAAVMCLRIPAIKAAPKQQPSKYDYPEETKAPPVPAWKLVLIPALAVATISMSFGAVSSFLPAAVIQVDPVLGAVFSGLILSLTGGAAMVFRYLAGVIADRRGVPGATMIPAQALALLGVGVIALTIHQGWSVWLLVLGAALFGGGFGMVQNEALLSMFFRLPRSRVSEASAVWNISYDAGTGLGSFFLGLVAAAFAYQGAFAAGAAVIAVGILLTGADRLVGRHRLTEYNNTRARLRQIPVARRAVQTVRSVRGRVATRPVPVDDLLTRPTEKPGWKDPEQDTPGT
- the priA gene encoding bifunctional 1-(5-phosphoribosyl)-5-((5-phosphoribosylamino)methylideneamino)imidazole-4-carboxamide isomerase/phosphoribosylanthranilate isomerase PriA → MTFTILPAVDVVNGQAVRLDQGEAGTEKSYGTPLESALRWQEQGAEWLHFVDLDAAFNRGSNHELMAEITRQLDIKVELTGGIRDDASLERALATGATRVNIGTAALEKPEWIADVIRRHGEKIAVDIAVRLENGEWRTKGNGWVSDGGDLWEVLERLDSQGCSRFVVTDVSKDGTLTGPNVDLLRDVAAATDAPIVASGGISTLEDVLGLAKYQDEGIDSVIIGKALYEHRFTLAEALEAVEKLG
- the hisH gene encoding imidazole glycerol phosphate synthase subunit HisH, translating into MTKTVALLDYGSGNLRSAQRALEHVGAEVIVTSDPDICTNADGLLVPGVGAFDACMKGLRGVFGHRIIGTRLAGGRPVMGICVGMQILFDEGIEHGIQTRGCGEWSGRVERLQARILPHMGWNTVEKQPGSEMFAGLSEDERYYFVHTYGVRDWTLVTDDLTTPPLVTWAVHENDRFVAAVENGALWATQFHPEKSGDAGAQLLRNWINHI